The following are encoded together in the Haloarcula laminariae genome:
- a CDS encoding helix-turn-helix domain-containing protein, producing MTDIKADIRVEHPDIVCTKSVMYDQSSKVMSVSEAGTDPTSRTFYYYIESSDFHRLEEGLRKDNTVAEFERVIETRDQEAIYCVEYSGEGILLSPVISDANGVILDKENNGSAWLFTIWLTERADLHHIWDYAQENDIDIELLRVNEYASLGNTDTGLTDSQREALLVALETGYFEEPRSATLDEVAAELDISQPAAGGLLRRGVRRLIISSLLAESKAPE from the coding sequence GTGACCGATATTAAAGCCGACATACGGGTCGAGCATCCCGACATAGTGTGTACGAAGTCAGTCATGTACGACCAAAGTTCGAAAGTGATGTCGGTCTCAGAGGCGGGAACTGACCCAACATCTAGAACCTTCTATTACTACATCGAATCGTCCGACTTCCACCGACTCGAAGAGGGATTACGGAAGGATAATACCGTTGCTGAATTCGAACGGGTCATCGAAACCAGAGATCAGGAGGCGATATATTGCGTCGAATACAGTGGCGAAGGGATACTTCTCTCACCGGTGATTTCGGACGCGAACGGTGTTATCCTCGATAAGGAAAATAATGGAAGCGCTTGGCTGTTCACAATCTGGCTGACAGAACGAGCAGACCTGCATCATATCTGGGACTACGCCCAAGAGAACGACATTGACATCGAGTTACTTCGCGTGAACGAATACGCGAGTTTAGGAAATACGGACACTGGGTTGACCGATAGTCAACGGGAAGCACTCCTCGTCGCACTCGAAACAGGGTATTTCGAAGAACCACGGAGCGCAACACTCGACGAAGTCGCCGCTGAGCTGGATATCTCGCAACCTGCAGCAGGTGGTCTCCTCCGACGTGGCGTCAGGCGACTCATCATATCGTCCCTGCTAGCTGAGAGCAAAGCGCCAGAGTAA